The sequence GAGCTTGTCCAGCAATCCCGACAACGACGGATGCACCACGGCCGAAGACGTGAACTGGTAGATCCGGCTCCAGTTGTCGACCGGGGCGATGTCGCGCCGATAGGCGATGCCCCAGGCGGCGACGTGGACATCGCCGGACAGGATCGCGACCCGTATCTTGTGCGCTTCGGCCAGGTCGGTCAGGGTTTGCAGCAAGCGCTTGCGTTCGCCTTCGTGGTCGTCGTCGGACCACTGGTCCTTGAGGTCATCGGTGCTGCTGTCGAGGACATTGTCCCCGCCCAGCAAGTTGCTCAGTCCCGCTGCCAGCGTCAGTTTTGGATGCACCACTGGCACCGACGACATCAATAGCAAATGCAGGCAGGCAGGTGTGGCACTGCCAAGCACACCCAGCCAGCGCTGCAAAGCCTGCCAGGTGGCCGGCCCCATGACTTGCGTACGCGAGCGTTCGCTGCGCAAATCCGGCACCACGAGAGCGACTGGCCCAAGACGGAACGCCATCGAAAAACCCGGCTGCCCATCGAGCAGCGGCAAGGCCAGCGCATCGTGCTGCAGTTGTTTGCTCCAGCTTACCGGGGCATACAACGGGTCGCGGGACGCGACCGCTGGCTCGGGCAAGGCCGGCAAATCCGTCAGCACGTGCTGCAACTGGCAGACCCAGAAGGCACGCCGGGCACTGCACAACAGCGCACGAAACACCGGACTTTGCTGCATCTGCGGACTGTACGAACCCCAGCCGTCCACAATATCGTGGTCATCCCACATCATCACGGTGGGGATGCGGGCCAGCGCATCGGCGCAATCGCGGTTCGGCTGCGCAGCGTCCCAGGGCCGGCGCGAGGGCGGTAACCAGCGTGCGCCGTACAGGTTGAAATAATAATTATCGATATCGCGTTCGAGCGCCTTGCCGACCGGGAAGCGCAATTGCTCATCGCGCGACAGGCTGACCCATGCCCGCAGCGCCG comes from Actimicrobium sp. CCC2.4 and encodes:
- a CDS encoding alkaline phosphatase D family protein; the encoded protein is MSTPRFTLGPVLSFCGCGDDGQWRVTALIGLAADDPVPTFQRDQQACPPPVLLVKNARHQFLRYDLSCPLQPQERTVSFGLADGTVRWHFTVPGAGQVPHMAYVSCNGFSDPNGMRKLVRPAGAVWADLLESHDPAIRNKDTVLDKEQLWHETRLQQHQVQRFHLLLMGGDQLYCDSIWQDLPALRAWVSLSRDEQLRFPVGKALERDIDNYYFNLYGARWLPPSRRPWDAAQPNRDCADALARIPTVMMWDDHDIVDGWGSYSPQMQQSPVFRALLCSARRAFWVCQLQHVLTDLPALPEPAVASRDPLYAPVSWSKQLQHDALALPLLDGQPGFSMAFRLGPVALVVPDLRSERSRTQVMGPATWQALQRWLGVLGSATPACLHLLLMSSVPVVHPKLTLAAGLSNLLGGDNVLDSSTDDLKDQWSDDDHEGERKRLLQTLTDLAEAHKIRVAILSGDVHVAAWGIAYRRDIAPVDNWSRIYQFTSSAVVHPSLSGLLDKLFLGYLNNAAGKIQLIDAQHQVEMMRFPGHSQFMMAARNWLAVEVDPASDGKLWFTWRCEQEQGFSNHLQALG